In one window of Juglans regia cultivar Chandler chromosome 3, Walnut 2.0, whole genome shotgun sequence DNA:
- the LOC118347956 gene encoding zinc finger BED domain-containing protein DAYSLEEPER-like, whose protein sequence is MPSSGSESMPNVIHLDSTQPPTLDSSLPTTSPQVRPPITRKRGRSDVWQHFMRIENVKDPNEPKATCDYCGKVLLCHPKKQGTSSLKYHYQTCKVFNASGVGRDNPQSKMTGTRKTGVDGTTSSPSVGLAKYNEQKIRSAVAKMIIMDELPFRFVEKQDFKDFMTVVEPRFPIPSRITIMRDCMKMYMLEKDKLKNMFMASDYKICITTDMWTSIQNLNYMCITAHFIDDD, encoded by the coding sequence ATGCCTTCATCTGGGTCTGAATCAATGCCCAATgtgattcatttggatagtactCAGCCTCCAACTTTGGATAGCTCTCTCCCAACAACTAGTCCTCAAGTTCGCCCTCCTATCACAAGAAAACGGGGAAGATCAGATGTATGGCAACACTTTATGAGGATTGAGAATGTCAAGGATCCCAATGAGCCCAAAGCCACGTGCGATTATTGTGGTAAAGTTTTGTTATGTCATCCTAAAAAACAAGGTACTTCATCTTTGAAGTACCATTATCAGACATGTAAAGTCTTTAATGCTAGTGGAGTTGGAAGGGATAACCCCCAATCAAAAATGACCGGGACTAGGAAGACGGGGGTGGATGGTACAACTAGTAGTCCTAGTGTTGGACTTGCTAAGTACAATGAACAGAAAATACGATCGGCGGTAGCTAAAATGATAATCATGGATGAGTTACCgtttagatttgtagaaaaacaagattttaaagactttatgaccgtagttgagcctagatttccaatcccctctcgcattactattatgcgagattgtatgaagatgtACATGTTAGAAAAAGATAAGTTGAAGAACATGTTCATGGCATCtgattataagatttgcatcactactgacatgtggacatcaattcaaaatcttaactatatgtgcataacagcccattttattgatgatgattag